In Trichocoleus desertorum NBK24, the following are encoded in one genomic region:
- the tatA gene encoding twin-arginine translocase TatA/TatE family subunit, whose amino-acid sequence MFGLGWPEVAIIAIAAIVIFGPKKIPELGSALGKTLRGFKEEVQKPDADRDAAELDQE is encoded by the coding sequence ATGTTTGGTTTGGGATGGCCGGAAGTAGCGATCATTGCGATCGCGGCGATTGTAATTTTTGGTCCCAAGAAAATTCCTGAGTTGGGTAGCGCGTTAGGTAAAACGCTGCGAGGGTTTAAGGAAGAAGTCCAGAAACCAGACGCGGATAGGGATGCCGCTGAACTAGACCAGGAATAA
- a CDS encoding phycocyanobilin:ferredoxin oxidoreductase yields the protein MSATSTPSLREQQHPLIRQLADAIESVWQQHLDLSPYPFPAELGYVEGRLEGEKLVIENRCYQTPQFRKLHLELARVGSNLDILHCVMFPRTNYALPMFGTDLVGGRGQISAAIADLSPLNADRTLSESYRTALSALPNPEFSQARALPDWGDIFSDFCLFIRPGNVEEEQQFLQRVEGFLTVHCQQAIAATPVTSEQETEILQAQRYYCTKQQQNDKTRRVLEKAFGVDWADYYMTTVLFDCA from the coding sequence ATGTCAGCGACTTCAACTCCCTCCCTCCGCGAGCAGCAACACCCCCTAATTCGTCAGCTAGCTGATGCGATCGAATCTGTTTGGCAGCAACATTTAGACTTGTCTCCCTACCCTTTCCCGGCTGAGTTGGGGTATGTCGAAGGGCGGCTAGAAGGAGAAAAGCTGGTAATTGAAAACCGCTGCTACCAAACCCCTCAGTTTCGCAAGTTACACCTAGAATTAGCGCGGGTGGGCAGCAATCTCGATATTTTGCATTGCGTTATGTTTCCTCGTACCAACTACGCTCTGCCCATGTTCGGCACCGACTTGGTAGGGGGTCGGGGGCAAATTAGTGCCGCGATCGCAGATCTCTCACCACTCAACGCTGATCGAACTCTCTCCGAATCGTACCGTACCGCCTTGTCAGCCCTACCCAATCCTGAGTTTTCCCAAGCCCGCGCCTTACCAGACTGGGGCGATATTTTTTCTGATTTTTGTCTATTTATTCGTCCGGGCAACGTCGAAGAAGAACAGCAATTTCTGCAACGAGTTGAAGGCTTTTTAACCGTTCACTGCCAACAGGCGATCGCAGCTACCCCGGTTACTTCAGAGCAAGAAACCGAAATTCTTCAAGCTCAGCGCTACTATTGCACCAAGCAACAGCAGAACGACAAAACTCGCCGCGTCCTCGAAAAAGCTTTTGGCGTAGATTGGGCAGACTATTACATGACCACTGTCTTGTTTGACTGCGCCTAA
- a CDS encoding serine/threonine-protein kinase translates to MPNPVLGDRYEIQKQLGKNSGRRTLLAKDLQTQGFVVIKLLSFDNETEWDDLKLFEREADTLKNLSHPAIPQYLNSFELNLRNGKGFALIQTYVGGKSLEALLQGGKTFTEGQAKQIAKALLEILVYLHGQQPPVIHRDIKPKNILLTDTSGDRPIQVYLVDFGSVRTAAAEENTTFTVVGTYGYMPPEQFSGRAIAASDLYSLGATLITLVSGTHPSSLPRRGSRIDFSQVADLSPAFADWLSWMTESSLERRLGSAQAALQALEQGQTRNATAAVVTQPADSKVMLNKNADLLEVVIPALFGQIRLRIDTQEITLTQKRLGLAKGRPQVGRRQEIRNVTYTKSGDTPKLVIAVGSQQYELGEPQSLTVAELDWLAYELSTWLKIPLTKA, encoded by the coding sequence ATGCCAAATCCAGTTTTAGGCGATCGCTACGAGATCCAAAAGCAACTGGGCAAGAACTCAGGGCGACGAACCCTCTTGGCGAAGGACTTGCAAACCCAGGGCTTTGTAGTGATCAAGCTGCTGTCCTTTGACAATGAGACAGAATGGGACGACCTGAAGCTATTTGAGCGCGAAGCTGACACGCTGAAGAACCTCTCCCATCCAGCAATTCCGCAATACCTCAATTCTTTTGAGCTAAACCTCCGCAATGGCAAAGGCTTTGCTTTGATCCAAACCTATGTGGGTGGCAAATCTTTAGAAGCATTGCTCCAAGGTGGCAAAACTTTTACTGAAGGGCAAGCGAAACAAATTGCCAAGGCGCTGCTAGAAATTTTGGTTTATCTGCATGGTCAGCAGCCACCCGTGATCCACAGGGACATCAAGCCGAAAAATATTCTGCTCACTGATACCTCTGGCGATCGCCCCATCCAAGTATATTTAGTGGATTTTGGCTCGGTCAGGACTGCCGCAGCAGAGGAGAATACTACGTTTACGGTGGTGGGCACTTATGGCTACATGCCACCAGAACAGTTTAGTGGCAGAGCGATCGCGGCTTCTGACCTGTACAGTTTGGGTGCAACCTTAATCACTTTGGTGTCTGGTACTCATCCTTCTAGCCTGCCCCGTCGGGGGTCTCGGATTGATTTTAGCCAAGTGGCTGATTTAAGCCCAGCCTTCGCAGATTGGCTGAGTTGGATGACCGAATCTAGTTTAGAGCGGCGGCTTGGTTCGGCTCAGGCTGCTTTACAAGCTCTGGAACAAGGCCAAACTCGAAACGCAACGGCGGCAGTGGTCACTCAACCTGCTGATAGCAAAGTAATGCTCAACAAAAATGCTGATTTGTTAGAAGTTGTCATCCCAGCTTTATTCGGCCAAATTCGCTTACGGATCGATACCCAAGAAATCACGCTGACCCAAAAGCGGTTGGGGCTAGCAAAGGGACGGCCTCAAGTGGGACGCAGGCAAGAGATCCGTAACGTGACCTACACAAAATCAGGTGATACCCCCAAGCTAGTGATTGCAGTGGGGTCTCAGCAGTATGAATTGGGCGAACCACAGTCCCTCACAGTCGCAGAACTGGATTGGTTGGCCTATGAATTGAGCACTTGGCTCAAAATTCCGCTCACTAAAGCTTGA